Proteins encoded within one genomic window of Synechococcus sp. PCC 7335:
- a CDS encoding cadherin-like domain-containing protein — protein sequence MPTQIPTMLKASPNVANRSNGIQQWDDDVTIKASSADGSNAAISYRREGGLGIVGSKYNNQVDYDPAQGASEQFEIDFNSNVQQVYLTLGRIEQLAAHSIGIWKAFCTEGSLVASGKLDVSKAKSKGSHSYQFQVATDRPFERLTLAATIDRTNSHPISTANFSLENVVYNRVVQTMNKAICNPAVAETLLVKHAVIKDKGSRLAWTDNVEITGYNADGTDSLLKKKSGGLSVRGGRTSNQIDFDAQLGKSEGLNLDFGGAVRQLSVVLTSMEIDDGKGLPETGLWRAYGIDGRRIAVGKLDPTAAKRLGDGRYQFAIATQKNIARLTIEATAYGNGSGTQYKGNNSDFRLESMTYSRVKTSEEGVTTNNKPVAKGDNITVHEDTSLVFTADSLLNNDYLGDVPTTLTKINSRSAKGGSIVQQKNGKYRYKPAADFFGQDRFRYSITDANGKTSSASVSVKVKPTNDLPKALGTFAQTYVGKGVDIEISPDFGGDGPSLGAILVGKAAHGTAKVDNNGTPKNPTDDLLTYLPNPKFTGTDRFRYTVTDADGDTSTAEVEVKVNPRKSTTFQTEPRRVHLKALETYLDGTTSTQKWGSEVRLSASGFDGRRAKVSYYDLKRDKGFGVVSPKDRGKQIDFYQEKGSEKLNLAFDTLIGNVVLTVGMVGVNEDNSGFDETGRWTALDADGKKVKTGLIGPDKSSLGAGIKVPDTYGQYPIEINAPSPFAEIVIEATGFGHGKGAPTQQYYGENNSDFNITAIEFDMFPGTQGGF from the coding sequence ATGCCTACTCAAATTCCAACAATGTTGAAAGCTTCTCCTAATGTTGCAAACAGGAGCAATGGCATTCAACAGTGGGATGACGATGTCACCATCAAAGCCTCTTCGGCTGATGGTTCTAATGCAGCAATCAGCTATCGCCGAGAAGGAGGATTGGGTATTGTTGGTTCTAAGTACAACAATCAAGTGGACTACGATCCTGCGCAAGGAGCCAGCGAGCAGTTCGAGATTGATTTCAATAGCAATGTTCAACAAGTTTACCTGACATTAGGTCGTATAGAGCAGTTAGCAGCTCACTCGATCGGCATTTGGAAAGCTTTCTGTACAGAGGGCAGCTTAGTTGCCAGTGGAAAGCTCGACGTTTCGAAGGCGAAATCAAAAGGATCTCATAGCTATCAGTTTCAGGTTGCAACAGATAGACCCTTCGAGCGCCTCACACTTGCCGCCACTATCGATCGGACCAATTCCCACCCTATCAGCACCGCCAACTTCAGCCTAGAAAATGTTGTTTATAACCGAGTGGTTCAGACTATGAATAAAGCGATTTGTAACCCAGCCGTTGCTGAAACTCTACTGGTCAAGCATGCTGTGATCAAAGATAAGGGAAGCCGTTTAGCCTGGACCGACAATGTAGAGATTACAGGCTACAACGCTGACGGCACCGATAGCCTTCTCAAAAAGAAATCGGGTGGGCTATCTGTTCGAGGGGGGCGTACCAGCAATCAAATTGACTTCGACGCACAATTAGGCAAAAGCGAAGGATTGAATCTTGATTTTGGTGGGGCTGTTCGCCAACTCAGCGTTGTGCTTACTAGCATGGAGATAGATGATGGAAAAGGTTTGCCAGAAACTGGCTTATGGCGGGCCTATGGCATTGATGGCAGGCGAATCGCTGTAGGAAAGCTTGATCCTACTGCCGCTAAACGTCTAGGTGATGGACGTTATCAATTTGCAATTGCTACCCAGAAAAACATTGCAAGATTGACTATAGAAGCTACTGCCTACGGCAATGGTAGTGGCACACAGTACAAGGGTAATAACTCCGACTTTAGACTAGAGAGTATGACCTATTCCCGGGTCAAGACTAGCGAAGAAGGTGTAACTACGAATAATAAACCAGTGGCGAAAGGTGACAACATAACTGTTCACGAAGATACTTCTTTGGTGTTCACAGCTGACTCGCTTTTGAATAACGATTATTTAGGTGATGTCCCCACAACCCTCACCAAAATCAATTCACGGAGCGCTAAAGGCGGCTCGATTGTTCAACAAAAAAACGGTAAGTATCGCTATAAACCTGCGGCAGATTTCTTTGGTCAGGATCGTTTTAGGTACAGCATTACCGATGCGAATGGCAAGACCAGTAGCGCTAGCGTCAGTGTGAAAGTAAAGCCTACCAATGATCTGCCAAAAGCTTTAGGCACTTTCGCTCAGACTTATGTCGGAAAGGGTGTAGATATTGAGATATCGCCAGATTTCGGAGGAGACGGTCCTTCTCTTGGTGCGATTCTAGTCGGTAAGGCCGCTCATGGTACAGCCAAGGTAGACAACAACGGCACACCCAAGAATCCTACTGATGACCTTCTCACCTATCTTCCAAACCCAAAATTTACTGGGACTGATCGCTTCCGTTATACAGTTACAGACGCTGATGGAGACACTAGTACAGCAGAAGTTGAGGTTAAGGTCAATCCGCGAAAGTCAACCACTTTCCAAACAGAGCCTAGGAGAGTTCACTTAAAAGCGCTAGAGACCTACCTAGATGGAACAACCTCAACCCAAAAGTGGGGCAGTGAGGTACGACTATCAGCTAGTGGCTTCGATGGTCGCAGAGCTAAAGTCTCCTACTACGATCTAAAAAGAGACAAAGGATTTGGAGTGGTTAGCCCTAAGGACCGTGGTAAACAGATAGATTTCTACCAAGAAAAAGGTAGCGAAAAGCTGAATCTAGCCTTTGACACCCTTATTGGTAACGTAGTGCTGACCGTTGGGATGGTAGGCGTCAATGAAGACAATAGTGGATTTGATGAGACAGGTAGATGGACCGCGCTAGATGCGGACGGCAAAAAGGTTAAAACAGGCTTAATCGGACCCGATAAAAGTAGTTTGGGAGCAGGCATAAAAGTTCCTGACACTTACGGCCAATACCCTATCGAAATCAATGCACCTTCACCTTTTGCCGAGATTGTGATCGAAGCAACAGGCTTTGGTCATGGTAAGGGCGCTCCTACCCAACAGTATTATGGAGAGAACAACTCTGATTTTAATATCACCGCCATTGAGTTTGATATGTTCCCTGGAACTCAAGGAGGCTTCTAG
- a CDS encoding tandem-95 repeat protein, with product MSNQVPTTIQASPKFLDGSTGIQSWEDDVTINAYSFNGSGARVSYRKAGGFGIVGGRYDNQVDYDATQGAGERLEINFSGNVKQASLTLGWVSSQQDPTNLGVWKAFSTDGSLVASGALDYSTATKVGKTSYQLAIATNKKFARLTLEATASTGNKALKNDSEFSIQDMTYTRLDKTLMQSITAPKVSAPITLQATEASLGNGLGYKMWGDGVKVAGYKADGSKGRTTVGWGGIAVAGNRYDNQIDYDAQSGKSEVLEVNFNGSVRGVNIALGRMETSEWRNLPETGKWKAYDVKKNLVASGKLDPRSSKKLGDNTYSFKIDSNKDIASLEILATAYGNGTGTASKSNNSDFNLQSVTYSRVKGVSPSKPSKPPESLPSADADSVSTKANQGINIDVLANDSFGADGPSKNQFVIGDASNGTATIRKGGTPGNPLDDLIRYVPNKGFTGTDRFNYTIADANGDTSTATVKVKVTKPSIVEPPIFTPVEPPINKPAKPPVVKPPVVTDKKPNAVNDSLSTSEDNALVLKAKDLLSNDTLGDGPTTLTSVANNSNKGGKISKNSNGTYTYTPKANFFGQDSFSYSIKDADGDTSSATVKVNVKGVNDQPKAVKDSASVDAGKSVNIDVLRNDSFGGDGAGGLVTVGSADHGSVSIKTQGTSNPNDDVIRYVADKNFGGTDTFDYTIRDANGDKSTATVNVKVKAPVVAPKPPVVVPKEPNDLVGKRVNLSANKNVIGSNLWGGSVRLSAIGLNGSGAKVVYDTQFADKGFGVSSTNDRWSQIDYYAKNGSLRGVSEKLRLKFDTLVDNVELKVGMLGFNEGKNGNDETGKWTAYGAGGKKIGDGLIGPELSTLGKDKKFNGSYGSYPIEIDTSKPIAELVIEATGFGYGQGSPIGKSYGENNSDFNVMGISFDTLPNTQGGF from the coding sequence ATGAGCAATCAAGTTCCTACCACAATTCAAGCTTCTCCTAAATTCTTGGATGGCTCCACTGGCATCCAGAGTTGGGAAGATGATGTCACGATAAATGCCTACTCCTTCAATGGCTCTGGTGCGCGAGTTAGCTACCGTAAAGCAGGTGGCTTTGGAATTGTTGGAGGCCGGTACGACAATCAAGTAGATTATGATGCAACCCAGGGCGCTGGTGAACGTTTAGAAATCAACTTTAGTGGAAACGTTAAGCAAGCAAGCTTGACGCTTGGCTGGGTATCTTCGCAACAGGATCCTACTAATTTGGGTGTTTGGAAAGCGTTTTCCACTGATGGCAGCTTGGTTGCCTCTGGAGCACTCGACTATTCGACAGCAACTAAGGTAGGCAAAACCAGCTATCAGTTGGCGATCGCAACCAACAAAAAATTCGCCCGCTTGACGCTAGAAGCCACTGCCTCAACAGGTAATAAGGCTTTGAAAAATGACTCTGAGTTTAGCATTCAAGATATGACCTACACCCGCCTAGATAAGACGCTCATGCAATCTATCACTGCTCCCAAAGTTTCCGCTCCTATTACCTTGCAAGCCACTGAGGCTTCTTTGGGAAATGGCCTAGGGTATAAGATGTGGGGAGACGGTGTTAAGGTAGCCGGCTACAAAGCCGATGGATCTAAAGGTCGTACTACTGTGGGTTGGGGAGGCATCGCTGTTGCAGGCAACCGTTACGATAACCAGATTGATTATGATGCCCAGTCTGGAAAGAGTGAAGTACTTGAAGTTAACTTCAACGGCAGCGTGCGGGGTGTCAATATTGCCCTAGGCCGCATGGAAACGAGCGAATGGCGAAATCTACCGGAAACGGGGAAATGGAAAGCTTATGATGTTAAGAAGAATTTAGTAGCTAGTGGAAAATTAGATCCACGCTCAAGCAAGAAGTTAGGAGATAATACCTACAGCTTTAAGATTGATTCTAATAAAGACATTGCAAGCCTAGAAATCCTTGCTACTGCCTACGGTAATGGCACCGGAACGGCTAGTAAAAGCAACAATTCTGATTTCAATCTGCAAAGTGTTACCTATTCGCGTGTTAAAGGTGTTAGTCCTTCTAAGCCATCTAAACCACCTGAAAGTTTGCCTAGTGCCGACGCTGATAGCGTCTCAACAAAGGCAAATCAAGGGATTAATATCGATGTCTTAGCAAATGACTCTTTCGGTGCTGACGGCCCTAGCAAGAACCAGTTTGTGATAGGTGATGCCTCGAATGGGACTGCCACTATTCGGAAAGGAGGCACTCCTGGAAATCCGTTAGATGATCTCATTCGATACGTTCCAAACAAAGGATTCACTGGAACAGACCGATTCAACTACACTATCGCCGATGCGAACGGTGACACTAGTACAGCTACTGTCAAAGTCAAGGTCACAAAGCCTTCAATTGTTGAACCGCCTATTTTCACTCCTGTTGAACCACCTATCAATAAACCTGCTAAACCGCCTGTTGTTAAACCACCTGTTGTTACCGACAAGAAGCCGAATGCAGTTAATGATAGCCTTTCAACTAGTGAAGACAATGCGTTAGTGCTAAAAGCCAAGGATCTACTAAGCAACGATACGCTAGGTGATGGACCGACAACACTGACCTCTGTGGCGAACAACAGCAACAAGGGCGGCAAAATTTCCAAGAACAGCAACGGCACTTATACCTACACTCCTAAAGCAAACTTCTTCGGTCAAGACAGCTTTAGCTACAGCATCAAGGACGCTGATGGCGATACCAGTAGCGCGACTGTGAAAGTCAACGTTAAGGGAGTTAATGATCAGCCGAAAGCTGTTAAAGATAGTGCATCAGTGGACGCTGGAAAGAGCGTGAATATTGATGTATTGAGAAATGATAGCTTTGGCGGTGACGGAGCTGGGGGTCTTGTCACTGTTGGCTCAGCAGATCACGGTAGTGTGAGTATCAAAACTCAGGGAACGTCTAATCCTAACGACGATGTCATTCGCTATGTCGCAGATAAAAACTTTGGCGGCACTGATACATTTGATTACACAATTAGAGATGCTAACGGAGACAAAAGTACTGCTACCGTCAACGTCAAAGTGAAGGCACCTGTTGTCGCTCCTAAGCCACCTGTTGTCGTTCCTAAGGAACCTAACGATCTAGTTGGTAAGCGCGTTAACCTTTCCGCCAATAAAAATGTTATCGGTTCTAACCTTTGGGGTGGCAGTGTCCGGCTCTCAGCGATTGGATTGAATGGGTCTGGTGCGAAAGTTGTCTACGATACTCAGTTTGCTGACAAAGGGTTTGGGGTCTCTAGTACCAACGATCGGTGGAGTCAAATCGACTACTATGCAAAAAATGGTAGTTTGAGGGGCGTTAGCGAAAAGTTAAGACTAAAGTTTGACACATTGGTTGACAACGTTGAACTGAAAGTAGGCATGCTGGGTTTCAACGAAGGAAAGAACGGTAACGATGAAACCGGCAAGTGGACAGCGTATGGTGCCGGTGGAAAGAAGATAGGCGATGGTTTGATCGGTCCTGAACTCAGCACTTTGGGCAAGGATAAGAAGTTTAACGGTAGCTATGGCTCTTACCCGATTGAGATTGATACGTCAAAGCCAATTGCTGAGCTAGTCATAGAAGCAACTGGCTTTGGCTATGGACAAGGATCTCCTATTGGTAAAAGCTATGGCGAAAATAACTCTGACTTTAATGTCATGGGTATTAGCTTCGATACGCTTCCCAATACACAAGGTGGTTTTTAG